In one Kitasatospora cineracea genomic region, the following are encoded:
- a CDS encoding dolichyl-phosphate-mannose--protein mannosyltransferase: protein MDHPERGGVTVLEPADPAAVPAPRAEPGPTSRWARALAGAGYRAPRRASAAEQLVPRMPDGPGVTPAVVEPSPLLARIGVRLPDPLWSWLCRWAGWLGPLAVALFAGVLRFTNLGSPHALIFDETYYAKDAYALWHLGYESSWPDDANGLITAPNPAVPLQHQAAFVVHPPVGKWIIALGEQLYGMSPLGWRFMVAVLGTLSVLMLARIGRRMFRSTLLGCVAGLLLSVDGLHFVLSRTAILDLLVMFWFLAAFGLLLVDRDRTRARIAERIEQGLPADWWHLGWRPYRLAAGVCLGLMTGTKWSGAPAILALVLLAAFWDSSARRLAAVRRVPGSLPLVVRQLWDFCWSGLSIGLVAGATYLAGWTSWILSSPEPGKGGYLRDWAAQHPGGSWTWMPDWARSLWHYHHEIWHFNVNLTSPHTYQSNPWSWLLLGRPVSFFYESPKNGQSGCTTAECAREVLAIGTPLLWWAGIVALVYCLYRWVMRRDWRAGAILCALAAGYLPWFNYQARTIFLFYAVCFVPFLVLAVTMMIGAMLGRADASPDRRLAGGTGAGLLVVAVMWNFLYFYPIYTGQTIPMDDWRARMWLDTWI from the coding sequence ATGGACCACCCCGAGCGGGGCGGCGTGACCGTGCTGGAACCGGCCGACCCGGCCGCCGTTCCGGCGCCGCGCGCGGAGCCCGGACCGACCTCCCGTTGGGCCCGCGCGCTGGCCGGCGCCGGCTACCGGGCGCCCCGGCGGGCGTCCGCGGCCGAGCAGTTGGTGCCGCGGATGCCGGACGGGCCGGGGGTCACCCCGGCGGTGGTCGAGCCCTCGCCGCTGCTCGCCCGGATCGGCGTCCGGCTGCCCGACCCGCTGTGGTCCTGGCTGTGCCGGTGGGCCGGCTGGCTCGGCCCGCTCGCCGTCGCGCTGTTCGCCGGGGTGCTGCGCTTCACCAACCTCGGCAGCCCGCACGCGCTGATCTTCGACGAGACGTACTACGCCAAGGACGCGTACGCGCTCTGGCACCTCGGCTACGAGAGCAGCTGGCCCGACGACGCCAACGGCCTGATCACCGCGCCCAACCCGGCCGTCCCGCTGCAGCACCAGGCCGCGTTCGTGGTCCACCCGCCGGTCGGCAAGTGGATCATCGCCCTGGGCGAGCAGCTCTACGGGATGTCCCCGCTGGGCTGGCGGTTCATGGTGGCGGTGCTCGGCACCCTCTCGGTGCTGATGCTGGCCCGGATCGGCCGCCGGATGTTCCGCTCCACCCTGCTGGGCTGCGTGGCGGGCCTGCTGCTGTCGGTGGACGGCCTGCACTTCGTGCTCAGCCGCACCGCCATCCTCGACCTGCTGGTGATGTTCTGGTTCCTGGCCGCGTTCGGCCTGCTGCTGGTCGACCGGGACCGGACCCGGGCCCGGATCGCCGAGCGGATCGAGCAGGGCCTGCCCGCCGACTGGTGGCACCTGGGCTGGCGCCCCTACCGGCTGGCCGCGGGCGTCTGCCTGGGCCTGATGACGGGCACCAAGTGGAGCGGCGCCCCGGCGATCCTCGCCCTGGTGCTGCTCGCCGCGTTCTGGGACTCCTCGGCCCGCCGGCTGGCCGCGGTCCGCCGCGTCCCCGGCAGCCTGCCGCTGGTCGTCCGCCAGCTCTGGGACTTCTGCTGGTCCGGCCTGAGCATCGGCCTGGTCGCGGGCGCCACCTACCTGGCGGGCTGGACCAGTTGGATCCTCTCCTCCCCCGAGCCCGGCAAGGGCGGCTACCTGCGCGACTGGGCGGCCCAGCACCCCGGCGGCTCCTGGACCTGGATGCCGGACTGGGCCCGCAGCCTGTGGCACTACCACCACGAGATCTGGCACTTCAACGTCAACCTGACCAGCCCGCACACCTACCAGTCCAACCCGTGGAGCTGGCTGCTGCTCGGCCGCCCGGTCTCCTTCTTCTACGAGTCCCCGAAGAACGGCCAGTCCGGCTGCACCACCGCCGAGTGCGCCCGCGAGGTGCTCGCCATCGGCACCCCGCTGCTGTGGTGGGCGGGCATCGTCGCGCTGGTGTACTGCCTGTACCGCTGGGTGATGCGCCGCGACTGGCGGGCCGGGGCGATCCTGTGCGCGCTGGCCGCCGGCTACCTGCCCTGGTTCAACTACCAGGCCCGGACGATCTTCCTGTTCTACGCGGTGTGCTTCGTCCCGTTCCTGGTGCTCGCGGTGACCATGATGATCGGCGCGATGCTGGGCCGGGCCGACGCCTCGCCCGACCGCAGGCTCGCCGGGGGCACCGGCGCCGGGCTGCTGGTGGTCGCCGTCATGTGGAACTTCCTGTACTTCTACCCGATCTACACCGGGCAGACGATCCCGATGGACGACTGGCGGGCCCGGATGTGGCTCGACACCTGGATCTGA